The following coding sequences lie in one Niabella agricola genomic window:
- a CDS encoding pectate lyase produces MTFNINGGMLSLAMVFFVLAGSCAKKEDPVTREGLELPAPGGLQILSASTSVKLSWSPVAGAQGYVVEIAKGPVFISPFYKSDTIAVAETEVTGLDAKTGYVAKLKAIHKTNASLTSKGLYQGFTTAAPEIPETAQAFPGAEGAGKYTTGGRGGKIVKVTNLNDAGAGSLRAAIEQSGKRIIVFEVSGNIKLKSRLQIRNGDVTIAGQTAPGDGICIQDYEMNIAANNVIVRYMRFRLGDTNVATIERDAFWGRDVENIIIDHCSMSWSIDETASFYHNKNFTLQWCMVTESMNNSGHSKGAHGYGGIWGGSPATFHHNLIAHHTNRNPRFDGGLRYSSGSGTGVGIFGPDKIDYRNNVIYNWSGNSAYGGENGEYNIMNNYYKPGPATPARVNKRIMQVSKDNAAGAPDPLVYGAGYGRFYINGNYVDGNTTVTANNWNGGVDYDAGITEEMVRKTVPFAANEVPLHTAVQAYEAVLSYAGASYKRDAVDARITHEVRTGTATYKGSVSGLPGIIDTQKDVGGWPVLNASVASADSDEDGMPDAWETANGLDPKLANANSRDLSAVYDNIEVYINSLVKSITDNQVK; encoded by the coding sequence ATGACATTTAATATAAATGGAGGTATGTTAAGCCTGGCAATGGTCTTTTTTGTACTGGCCGGATCCTGTGCCAAAAAAGAAGACCCGGTAACCCGTGAAGGATTGGAGCTGCCAGCCCCCGGCGGTTTACAGATCCTTTCCGCTTCTACATCGGTTAAATTGAGCTGGTCCCCGGTTGCGGGTGCCCAGGGATATGTGGTAGAAATTGCAAAAGGGCCTGTTTTTATAAGTCCTTTTTATAAAAGCGATACAATTGCTGTTGCCGAAACGGAAGTAACCGGTCTGGATGCAAAAACGGGTTATGTGGCAAAACTGAAAGCCATTCATAAAACCAATGCATCCCTTACTTCAAAAGGGTTGTACCAGGGTTTCACCACGGCGGCGCCGGAAATACCAGAAACAGCACAGGCCTTCCCGGGTGCAGAAGGCGCCGGAAAATATACTACCGGTGGACGTGGCGGTAAGATTGTAAAGGTTACCAATTTAAATGATGCGGGTGCAGGCAGTCTGCGTGCGGCGATTGAACAGTCGGGTAAACGGATCATCGTTTTCGAGGTGTCAGGTAATATTAAATTAAAATCGCGGCTGCAGATCAGGAACGGCGATGTAACGATAGCCGGTCAAACCGCCCCGGGCGATGGTATCTGTATTCAGGATTATGAAATGAATATTGCTGCCAACAATGTTATTGTACGGTATATGCGGTTCCGGCTGGGTGATACGAATGTCGCTACCATTGAGCGTGATGCGTTCTGGGGACGGGATGTAGAAAACATCATAATCGATCACTGCTCCATGAGCTGGTCGATTGATGAAACGGCTTCCTTTTATCACAATAAAAATTTTACCCTGCAGTGGTGTATGGTTACGGAAAGTATGAATAACTCCGGGCATTCCAAAGGCGCTCATGGTTATGGCGGTATCTGGGGCGGTTCGCCGGCTACCTTTCATCATAACCTGATCGCCCATCATACCAACCGCAACCCCAGGTTTGATGGAGGGCTGCGGTATAGCAGTGGCAGTGGAACTGGAGTGGGAATCTTCGGCCCTGACAAAATCGATTACAGGAACAATGTGATCTATAACTGGAGTGGCAACAGCGCTTACGGTGGTGAAAACGGGGAATATAATATCATGAACAACTACTACAAACCGGGGCCGGCTACACCTGCAAGAGTCAATAAACGCATCATGCAGGTGTCAAAAGACAATGCTGCCGGGGCACCGGACCCCCTGGTTTATGGTGCGGGATATGGTAGGTTTTATATAAATGGGAATTATGTAGATGGAAATACGACCGTTACCGCCAACAACTGGAATGGCGGTGTGGATTATGACGCAGGGATTACTGAGGAAATGGTTCGGAAAACCGTTCCTTTTGCCGCTAATGAAGTGCCGTTGCATACCGCCGTGCAGGCATACGAAGCCGTTCTGAGCTATGCGGGGGCTTCTTATAAAAGAGATGCGGTGGATGCGAGAATAACGCATGAAGTAAGAACAGGTACCGCTACCTATAAAGGATCCGTTTCGGGTTTGCCGGGCATCATCGATACACAAAAAGACGTGGGCGGATGGCCGGTACTCAATGCATCGGTCGCTTCTGCTGATTCAGATGAGGATGGTATGCCGGATGCCTGGGAAACGGCCAATGGACTGGATCCTAAACTGGCCAATGCCAATAGCCGGGATCTAAGTGCAGTCTATGATAATATTGAAGTATACATAAACAGCCTTGTAAAAAGCATAACGGATAACCAGGTGAAATAA
- a CDS encoding tetratricopeptide repeat protein, with protein MCKKLIITLLSLGSLVAGAQNSYDPLKVLGFCKDQDYDQALLYLNAVPAPENEQYLFDLGYVHYLSDHAPEAKAAFLKLYEKNPNLQSPQLYLARLYDQAGAEQTALLHYKNLVALDPGNYKYWHFASGEWLKLKQPDSALAYIRKSYTLKPTAGRVVYELCTLLDNVKQKQEAEQVADRFLQSDTSYFPVMGKKVELCFDAGRYHEAITWGERLRIRNVAPISLSNAYIHLLYSYLNVKQPDSALSVYNWLQLQHANNESATYGAALAHAMKKNYTISDSLLTECIAFNIQEMAATYLTAKAANAIAVKDYNRAIALYDTSYYIFKNPLDLFQAGRIFDHYLKSRERATGYYKRYLRQQPQPTTNEEENISRYIREFLNPQKK; from the coding sequence ATGTGTAAAAAACTCATTATCACTCTGCTAAGCCTGGGCTCTCTGGTCGCCGGCGCACAGAATAGTTATGATCCGCTGAAAGTGCTGGGCTTTTGTAAGGATCAGGATTATGACCAGGCGCTGCTTTATCTGAATGCGGTACCTGCGCCTGAGAACGAGCAATACCTGTTTGACCTGGGCTATGTGCACTACCTGAGCGACCATGCGCCCGAAGCAAAGGCGGCTTTTTTAAAACTGTATGAAAAGAATCCAAACCTGCAGTCGCCCCAGCTGTACCTGGCCCGGCTTTATGACCAGGCGGGTGCGGAACAGACGGCGCTTCTCCACTACAAAAACCTCGTTGCGCTGGACCCCGGCAACTACAAATACTGGCATTTTGCTTCCGGAGAATGGTTGAAACTTAAACAGCCCGACTCGGCCCTTGCCTATATCCGTAAAAGCTATACTCTAAAACCTACAGCCGGGAGGGTGGTTTATGAGCTTTGTACATTACTTGACAATGTCAAACAAAAACAAGAGGCAGAACAAGTTGCGGACCGCTTTTTACAATCCGACACCAGCTATTTTCCGGTAATGGGGAAAAAAGTGGAACTTTGTTTCGATGCTGGCCGTTATCATGAAGCCATTACCTGGGGTGAACGGCTACGTATCCGCAACGTCGCTCCCATAAGCCTTTCCAACGCTTATATCCACCTGCTTTACAGCTACCTGAATGTAAAGCAGCCCGACAGCGCCCTGAGCGTTTATAACTGGCTGCAGCTGCAGCATGCCAACAACGAATCAGCCACGTACGGCGCGGCACTGGCGCATGCCATGAAAAAGAATTATACCATCAGCGATTCGCTGCTAACCGAATGCATCGCTTTTAATATCCAGGAAATGGCCGCTACTTATTTAACGGCAAAAGCCGCAAACGCGATTGCTGTTAAAGATTATAACCGCGCCATTGCACTGTATGATACTTCCTATTATATTTTTAAAAACCCGCTGGATCTATTCCAGGCAGGAAGAATCTTTGACCATTATTTAAAGAGCCGGGAACGCGCAACCGGGTACTACAAACGATACCTGCGCCAACAACCACAACCAACGACGAACGAGGAGGAAAACATCAGCCGTTATATCAGGGAATTTTTAAATCCTCAAAAAAAATAA
- a CDS encoding DUF4957 domain-containing protein, translating into MNNQSVFRYIFIWTALAVVVAGSCKKEWKPELDGEAPRLFRPVIKGSLKAPGNYIDVAWQKNTETDKYKIELSMDSFKTVSNAVEVKDTTAAAVENLLWEQLYQVRVTALHPTDPLKNSRPADFGEIKTPRFPTIVIDPVSSDVGWTTILFKWKNEGDAVTTVKVIKTDDRTTVKELTLTADDRSHAYVLIEGLTAATAYRVELYSGTKFRGSNSYTTKEAIAGEVIDLQQTDPSTVNLSSVVENAAAGVTIILKRGALYDIAAALNISKSITIMSGADPFVTAKAKIAITGTGNFSIPAGANIAKAAFLDLELYTNDAAGKYLFNPSGATINIDELLFDNCIIHDLRGVTRFRGAIKIGKYTIENSILYNVGGYGVVTVDDATAVVHNFTFNNSTLYNAEKFFTSKNNMNGKMAVSNSTFYNAVLSPNYIIDFNGTTLYPSGGIDFNNIILGRAKGTTATPPVYEIRGIRANPAVVVTSGNNFTASDFVWKSDASAILPSYTNYTKTSTDIFVSPDTGQFFIKDNGFPGKGTAGDPRWRP; encoded by the coding sequence ATGAACAATCAATCAGTTTTCAGATATATATTCATATGGACCGCACTTGCAGTTGTTGTAGCCGGTTCCTGCAAAAAGGAATGGAAACCAGAGTTGGATGGAGAAGCGCCCCGGTTGTTCCGGCCTGTGATCAAAGGCAGTCTGAAAGCCCCCGGGAATTATATAGATGTTGCCTGGCAGAAAAATACGGAAACGGATAAATATAAAATAGAGTTGAGCATGGACTCATTTAAAACCGTTTCAAATGCTGTAGAAGTAAAAGATACCACTGCGGCTGCCGTTGAAAATCTTTTGTGGGAACAACTCTACCAGGTGCGGGTCACAGCGCTGCATCCAACGGATCCTTTAAAAAATTCACGTCCGGCAGATTTCGGGGAAATCAAAACACCCCGGTTCCCGACAATTGTAATAGATCCGGTTTCATCGGATGTGGGCTGGACCACTATCCTGTTTAAATGGAAAAACGAGGGAGATGCGGTAACTACTGTAAAAGTGATCAAAACAGATGACCGTACCACGGTTAAGGAGCTAACGCTTACGGCGGATGACCGGTCCCATGCTTATGTTTTGATTGAAGGATTGACGGCCGCCACGGCGTACCGCGTGGAACTTTACAGCGGAACGAAGTTCAGGGGTAGTAACAGTTATACCACAAAAGAAGCCATAGCGGGCGAGGTAATCGATCTGCAGCAGACAGACCCGTCAACGGTGAATCTATCCTCCGTTGTGGAAAATGCTGCAGCCGGAGTCACAATTATTTTAAAAAGAGGTGCTCTTTATGATATTGCTGCGGCATTGAATATTTCAAAATCCATTACGATCATGAGCGGGGCCGATCCGTTTGTAACAGCAAAAGCAAAAATAGCCATTACGGGGACCGGCAATTTTAGCATTCCTGCTGGTGCGAACATCGCAAAAGCGGCGTTTTTAGATCTTGAATTATATACAAATGATGCCGCGGGAAAGTACCTTTTCAATCCAAGTGGTGCAACAATCAATATCGACGAGCTCCTGTTCGATAATTGTATTATTCATGATCTGCGGGGGGTTACCCGCTTCAGGGGCGCCATCAAAATAGGGAAATATACCATTGAAAACTCCATCCTTTACAACGTAGGCGGATATGGCGTGGTAACGGTCGACGATGCAACCGCGGTGGTGCATAATTTTACGTTCAATAACTCCACCCTCTACAATGCTGAAAAGTTTTTTACCAGTAAGAACAATATGAACGGCAAGATGGCGGTGAGCAATAGTACCTTTTATAATGCGGTATTGTCGCCCAATTATATCATTGATTTCAATGGCACCACGCTATACCCTTCGGGAGGAATCGATTTTAATAATATAATCCTGGGAAGAGCAAAGGGAACAACGGCAACGCCACCCGTATATGAAATAAGGGGCATCAGGGCCAACCCGGCCGTTGTAGTCACATCCGGAAACAATTTTACGGCTTCCGATTTTGTATGGAAGAGTGATGCTTCAGCCATATTGCCGAGCTATACCAACTATACCAAAACCAGCACTGATATATTTGTGAGTCCGGATACCGGTCAGTTTTTCATAAAGGATAACGGGTTCCCCGGTAAAGGAACGGCCGGTGATCCGCGCTGGCGGCCCTGA
- a CDS encoding LIC11966 family surface protein, producing the protein MRKFYLILMSAIVLISCGGNQKQAVEYNNQLVKIQQEVAAEAQKFGQLTQTADSAQAYHTLADLSTYVNDEAKKAEALQFDGDDFGMKASLLDGFRFFKKVLGEDFKKILGLRFSTAPPADAQQQMQLIVTNIQKEGQDIDKKFLDAQQQFAKKYKIQLRQL; encoded by the coding sequence ATGAGAAAATTCTATTTGATCCTGATGAGCGCCATTGTGTTGATTTCCTGTGGAGGAAACCAGAAACAAGCCGTTGAGTACAACAACCAACTTGTAAAGATTCAGCAGGAAGTTGCAGCCGAGGCCCAAAAATTTGGACAGCTTACCCAAACAGCAGACAGTGCACAGGCCTACCATACGCTGGCCGATCTTTCTACTTATGTGAACGACGAGGCAAAAAAAGCGGAGGCCCTTCAATTTGACGGAGACGATTTTGGAATGAAAGCCTCACTGCTGGACGGGTTCCGGTTCTTTAAAAAAGTATTGGGCGAAGATTTTAAAAAGATCCTGGGATTACGCTTTTCAACCGCTCCTCCCGCCGATGCGCAGCAGCAGATGCAGCTGATCGTAACCAATATTCAGAAAGAGGGCCAGGATATTGATAAGAAATTTTTAGATGCGCAGCAGCAGTTTGCAAAAAAGTATAAGATCCAGTTGCGGCAATTATAA
- a CDS encoding SusC/RagA family TonB-linked outer membrane protein: protein MNRVLLLLLTIVLGIAARAQTKKISGTVLEDSNDPLVGVTITLEKSSAAAQTDSRGRFSILVPDSGEPQLVFSHTGYTGQTVAAKDGMIVSLVKNVVAGDEVVVIGYGTARRKDLTGAVSSIKGRELEKSPVVNMAEALTGRLPGVQVTTVDGAPGAEIVVRVRGGGSITQDNAPLYIVDGFIVDNLNDISSSDVETVDVLKDASATAIYGSRGANGVIIVTTKKPKAGRTSVNYNNFFQSKYMPRELKVLSPYEFALLQYEYGLIRGTTSSEYTNFKKFFGAYDDLELYKYQAGTNWQDELFGGAIRSSQHNLSISGGTEKTKLSFGATYNNDEGLMLNSGQKRFYFNFKLNHELYKNLKLDLSARYTNNIVDGAGTSGSSSVRIADGIQTRPINGLADHIEIDPIDIQDGEDDYDNFLKSLVNPVELAKQDYRQRSTRDLSLGAALSFTPLKRLSLRSELAVTLRTGRNLRYWGPLTGESRNIGNAQPLGEISSASSDAYRLVNTANFRAFNNKKHNLSFLLGHELNFATGRSALNKSIKFEEGTAPEVLFANMALGTPYLVETRELRGEDMVSGFTRLNYTFLDKYILNATLRADGSSKFAPGNRWGYFPSAAVAWKMKEENFLKNAGFVDDLKLRLSYGESGNNRIANDSWRFLFAPSQNRSYGAGDESQVYYNILNSSLPNPNLKWETTVSRNAGIDFSLFKNKLNGAIDIYKNTVKGLIIDNAIPSYNGFRSQLINLGQTSNQGFEVGLNAPIIEKKNFSLSASFNIGRNIPRIDKLDGNNIRTFQSNWAGTDLKTQDDYLLETGGTIGQIYGYVADGFYTSDDFESYNAATRQYVLKDGVASDAAILGGAIGVRPGTLKLKDLNNDGQITADKDRQVIGNAVPKHSGGFGLNGRVGDFDLSTFFNWVYGNDIYNTGRIQYNMLYRTTFGNISDRMNSSNRYKYVNEQGELVTSLEDLVALNQHATVWSPFSMGTASPVITSDAIEDGSFLRMSFFTVGYTLPRRLTVKAGIASLRVFGTIYNAFVLTRYTGYDPEVSTTRSSAYAALTPGVDYSAYPKSRSFTFGLNVNFK, encoded by the coding sequence ATGAACAGAGTCTTATTATTGTTATTGACCATTGTGTTGGGAATCGCCGCCCGTGCCCAAACAAAAAAAATATCGGGTACCGTACTGGAAGATTCAAATGATCCGCTTGTCGGAGTTACGATCACATTAGAGAAGAGTAGTGCCGCCGCGCAAACAGACAGCCGGGGCCGGTTTTCAATCCTGGTACCGGACAGCGGCGAACCGCAGCTTGTATTTTCTCATACCGGTTATACCGGCCAAACGGTTGCTGCAAAGGATGGAATGATCGTTTCCCTTGTAAAGAACGTGGTGGCCGGCGACGAAGTGGTGGTCATTGGTTATGGTACCGCCCGCAGAAAAGACCTCACGGGTGCAGTGAGTTCTATAAAGGGTAGGGAACTGGAGAAATCGCCGGTGGTAAATATGGCCGAGGCGCTAACAGGACGGTTACCCGGGGTACAGGTAACCACAGTTGACGGAGCGCCCGGAGCAGAGATCGTAGTTCGGGTAAGAGGCGGAGGATCCATCACCCAGGACAATGCACCGTTATATATTGTAGATGGGTTCATTGTCGATAATCTTAATGATATCTCCTCGTCAGATGTAGAAACGGTGGATGTATTAAAAGATGCCTCCGCTACCGCCATCTATGGATCAAGAGGTGCTAACGGAGTGATCATTGTAACTACTAAAAAACCAAAAGCGGGCCGGACATCTGTAAATTATAATAACTTTTTCCAGAGCAAATACATGCCAAGGGAGTTAAAAGTATTGTCGCCCTATGAATTTGCTTTGTTGCAGTATGAATATGGTCTGATCCGGGGCACCACTTCCAGTGAATATACCAATTTTAAAAAATTTTTTGGAGCATATGACGACCTGGAGCTTTACAAATACCAGGCAGGTACCAACTGGCAGGATGAATTATTCGGAGGAGCCATAAGATCTTCCCAGCATAATCTTTCGATTTCGGGCGGTACCGAAAAAACCAAATTGAGTTTTGGTGCCACCTATAACAATGATGAGGGGCTGATGCTCAATTCCGGGCAAAAGCGTTTTTATTTCAACTTTAAATTAAATCACGAGTTGTATAAGAACCTAAAGCTGGATCTTTCGGCACGGTATACCAACAATATCGTTGATGGTGCAGGTACCTCGGGCAGTTCCAGTGTACGTATTGCTGATGGTATTCAAACAAGGCCTATAAACGGGCTGGCCGATCATATTGAAATTGACCCGATCGATATACAGGACGGGGAAGATGATTATGACAATTTTCTGAAAAGCCTGGTCAACCCGGTGGAGCTGGCGAAACAGGATTACCGGCAACGAAGCACAAGAGATCTCAGTTTGGGTGCAGCGCTCTCTTTTACTCCTTTGAAGCGGTTAAGTCTCCGATCGGAGCTGGCCGTTACCCTACGCACCGGCCGCAACCTCAGGTATTGGGGACCGCTCACCGGCGAGTCGCGCAATATAGGAAATGCCCAGCCATTGGGAGAAATCAGTTCTGCTTCTTCTGATGCTTATCGCCTCGTCAATACTGCCAATTTCCGGGCGTTCAACAACAAAAAGCACAACCTGAGTTTTTTGCTGGGGCATGAGCTCAATTTTGCCACGGGACGTTCAGCGCTCAACAAGTCAATAAAATTTGAAGAAGGTACTGCTCCCGAAGTATTATTTGCCAATATGGCGCTGGGTACCCCATACCTGGTTGAAACCCGCGAGTTGAGAGGCGAGGATATGGTATCCGGCTTTACACGGCTCAATTATACATTTTTAGATAAGTATATTCTCAATGCAACCTTGCGTGCCGACGGGTCCAGCAAATTTGCGCCAGGCAACCGGTGGGGCTATTTTCCATCGGCGGCTGTGGCCTGGAAAATGAAAGAAGAAAACTTTTTGAAAAATGCAGGTTTCGTAGATGATCTCAAGCTGCGGTTAAGCTATGGCGAATCGGGCAACAATCGTATTGCAAACGACAGCTGGCGGTTTTTATTTGCGCCCAGCCAAAACAGAAGCTATGGCGCCGGAGACGAATCGCAGGTATATTACAACATCTTAAACAGCTCATTGCCCAATCCAAATCTAAAATGGGAAACCACGGTTTCCAGGAATGCGGGGATTGACTTCTCGCTGTTTAAAAACAAACTGAATGGTGCGATCGATATTTATAAGAATACGGTAAAGGGATTGATCATTGATAATGCCATACCCAGTTACAACGGTTTTAGAAGTCAACTCATCAACCTCGGTCAAACCTCCAACCAGGGATTCGAAGTGGGGCTCAATGCTCCGATCATAGAAAAGAAAAACTTCAGCCTGAGCGCATCCTTTAATATCGGGCGCAACATACCAAGGATCGATAAGCTGGATGGTAATAATATCAGAACCTTCCAGTCGAACTGGGCAGGCACCGATTTAAAGACCCAGGATGACTACCTGCTGGAAACCGGCGGTACCATTGGGCAGATCTATGGCTACGTAGCAGACGGCTTTTATACCTCCGATGATTTTGAATCGTATAACGCGGCAACCAGGCAGTATGTTTTAAAAGACGGCGTTGCTTCTGATGCCGCCATACTGGGAGGTGCCATTGGTGTTCGGCCCGGTACCCTGAAACTGAAAGACCTGAATAACGATGGGCAAATTACTGCCGATAAGGATCGGCAGGTCATCGGCAACGCCGTACCCAAGCATTCGGGAGGTTTTGGCTTAAATGGCCGCGTCGGCGACTTTGACCTGAGCACCTTCTTCAACTGGGTATATGGTAATGATATTTATAATACCGGGCGTATCCAATACAATATGCTGTACCGGACCACTTTTGGCAATATTTCCGACCGGATGAATTCCTCCAACCGCTATAAATATGTAAACGAACAGGGCGAGTTGGTGACTTCACTTGAGGACCTGGTGGCACTTAACCAACATGCAACCGTCTGGTCGCCTTTTTCCATGGGCACTGCCTCGCCGGTGATTACCTCTGATGCCATTGAGGACGGTTCGTTTTTAAGGATGAGTTTCTTTACGGTGGGGTATACCCTGCCGCGCAGGCTTACGGTCAAAGCAGGGATTGCATCGCTCCGGGTTTTTGGAACCATCTATAATGCTTTTGTGCTCACGCGCTATACGGGTTACGATCCCGAAGTGTCTACCACGCGCAGCAGTGCCTATGCGGCCTTAACGCCCGGCGTCGATTATTCGGCCTACCCCAAGAGCCGGTCCTTTACGTTCGGTTTAAATGTAAACTTTAAATAA
- a CDS encoding RagB/SusD family nutrient uptake outer membrane protein, with protein sequence MKNKLSLYIYSTLCITAASTSCKKFLDTDSPSNFTQEYIYANSNEAVKGVYSIYALFNQDAFTSRLSDSFIPNTDVEVGGVGSAPDNSRRDIWSMEATDANGDIRTVWENAYNAINRANIAVEGIEQSPRATQADMKQLLGEAKALRALWYYWLINYWGDVPFKLKPTRGGDTLYLSRTDRGVILSTLIQDLISVEPGMKPAADVEYGVERVNREFVQGLIARLALCRGGYWLYPDMIMRRKEDYKDYYQIARDYAHKAIYDWGRTLNPSFAAVFDNQSKWIVDSKTDVLYEVAFQPGFGDVGWNIGMAVDAGDHNYGSGSTYKPLAPSYAYSFDTLDARLAKTVAFIKYDKTLTQAPISITGLGIGNWSRLLMPTPSGPTSAKGTGINWPIMRLSDVMLMYAEAENELNNGPTGAAIEMLKTVRKRAFNSAYWTEKVDAYVAGVATGKDAFFNAIVNERAWELGGECIRHYDLIRWNLFGKKIAEAKQKLAQMGENAVNGAGPYDYLPVNLYYRIKADKTIEWFGGIFRKSPVLPPLKDSPSKGDNPDGYTRTPWMSALYNTTTNGPADYILRSWRGYKDESGNAPVPYILPLHSSVVSSSLGSLKNEGYNF encoded by the coding sequence ATGAAAAATAAGTTATCCTTATATATATATTCAACTCTTTGTATTACTGCAGCCAGCACTTCCTGCAAAAAATTTTTAGATACCGATTCGCCTTCCAATTTCACGCAGGAATATATCTACGCCAATTCCAACGAAGCCGTTAAAGGGGTATATAGCATTTACGCCTTGTTTAACCAGGATGCGTTCACCTCCCGCTTATCGGATTCATTTATTCCCAATACAGATGTAGAGGTAGGTGGTGTAGGTTCGGCACCCGATAATTCCCGGAGGGACATCTGGTCGATGGAAGCAACCGATGCCAATGGTGATATACGAACGGTTTGGGAGAATGCCTACAATGCCATTAACCGGGCCAATATTGCGGTAGAAGGGATTGAACAATCACCCCGCGCAACGCAGGCCGACATGAAACAACTACTGGGTGAAGCAAAGGCCTTACGGGCGTTATGGTATTACTGGCTGATCAATTATTGGGGCGATGTTCCATTTAAACTAAAACCTACCCGCGGCGGCGATACCCTGTACCTGTCCCGCACTGACAGGGGTGTCATACTAAGCACACTGATCCAGGACCTGATCAGCGTTGAGCCCGGTATGAAACCAGCAGCCGATGTGGAATACGGCGTGGAACGGGTGAACCGGGAATTTGTACAGGGACTAATTGCCCGGCTGGCATTGTGTCGGGGAGGATACTGGTTATACCCGGATATGATCATGCGCCGTAAGGAGGATTATAAAGATTATTATCAGATTGCAAGAGACTATGCACATAAGGCTATTTACGATTGGGGACGCACATTAAACCCTTCTTTTGCAGCGGTATTTGACAATCAGAGTAAATGGATTGTAGACAGTAAAACGGATGTATTGTACGAGGTTGCCTTTCAACCCGGCTTCGGGGATGTGGGCTGGAATATCGGAATGGCCGTAGATGCGGGGGATCATAATTATGGCTCAGGGTCTACATACAAGCCGTTGGCGCCTTCCTATGCGTATAGTTTTGACACACTGGATGCCCGGCTGGCAAAGACCGTGGCTTTTATTAAGTATGATAAAACATTAACACAGGCCCCCATCAGCATAACCGGATTGGGGATCGGAAATTGGAGCCGGCTGCTGATGCCTACGCCTTCTGGTCCAACCTCCGCGAAGGGAACCGGCATTAACTGGCCCATTATGCGCCTGTCTGATGTGATGCTGATGTATGCTGAGGCGGAAAACGAACTGAATAACGGGCCTACAGGTGCTGCAATTGAAATGCTTAAAACAGTGCGAAAAAGAGCATTCAACAGCGCTTATTGGACAGAAAAAGTGGATGCCTATGTAGCAGGTGTAGCTACGGGCAAGGATGCGTTCTTTAATGCAATTGTGAATGAAAGAGCCTGGGAGCTGGGTGGCGAATGCATCCGGCATTATGACCTGATCCGCTGGAACCTGTTTGGAAAAAAGATCGCTGAAGCCAAACAAAAACTGGCACAAATGGGCGAGAACGCCGTTAACGGTGCAGGTCCTTACGATTATTTACCCGTAAACCTTTATTACAGGATAAAGGCAGACAAGACCATTGAATGGTTTGGCGGTATTTTCAGAAAGAGCCCGGTGCTTCCTCCTCTGAAGGATAGTCCGTCCAAGGGCGATAACCCCGATGGTTATACCCGGACGCCCTGGATGTCGGCCTTGTACAATACCACTACCAATGGGCCGGCCGATTATATTCTTAGGTCCTGGAGGGGGTATAAGGATGAGTCGGGCAATGCACCGGTACCCTATATCCTGCCGCTGCACAGTTCAGTGGTCAGCAGCAGCCTGGGTTCCCTGAAAAACGAAGGGTATAACTTCTAA